From Pseudomonas sp. G2-4:
GTGCTTGCGGGTGGGTGAGCTGATTTCAACGAGGTGTAGAAGCCGCACCCGGTAAGGATTGCGGGGGAGAGAGAGTGAGTTATTTCGGGATGTGATGAGGGTGGTGGTGACTAAAACGAGGACATGAAAAACCGGTCACGATGGACCGGCTCTATTTGAGATGTTCATGGGATTGGTCGATGTCGTCACGTATTAGGCAACGTCCGCCAAAAGGCTCTCGTAAGGGATTCGCAATCCATCGTGAAGGCGTTTAATCATCGCCAGACTCAGTTTGCGTTTGCGGTTCAGCACTTCAGATACACGCCCGCTCGAACCGAGGAACGGTTCCAAGTCGCGCGCGGTCAAGCCTTGCTGATCCATCCGGAATTTGATGGCCTCAATTGGATCGGAAGGCGG
This genomic window contains:
- a CDS encoding transcriptional regulator produces the protein MNIKPIRSQDDLNAAFARIEQLWGADVGSAEGDELEILALLIEKYEDEHYPMPPSDPIEAIKFRMDQQGLTARDLEPFLGSSGRVSEVLNRKRKLSLAMIKRLHDGLRIPYESLLADVA